The following are from one region of the Polyangium spumosum genome:
- a CDS encoding aspartate/glutamate racemase family protein, which produces MNVADQPSPTLGILGGMGPVVSAEFVRTIYEYNPKPAEQAAPQVILFSLPSAPDRNESIYTKNEGRLRVFMETQLRRLDPLCDRILIGCCTAHYSLLSITSEARRKVLPIMSIVDRELEKIDEPALLLATLGTYDKALFREGCRNADRIVEPDRTDREVIMALIFDVLKKGKEPYMALPTIERLLDKYGTRTFISGCTEFHLVAKILDARKSSSIRAIDAFCIVARDFYDIVRPGT; this is translated from the coding sequence ATGAACGTCGCAGATCAGCCGTCCCCCACGCTCGGCATCCTCGGAGGCATGGGCCCTGTCGTCTCCGCCGAGTTCGTCCGGACCATCTATGAATACAACCCGAAGCCCGCGGAGCAGGCTGCTCCACAGGTCATCCTCTTCTCACTCCCCTCGGCGCCTGATCGCAATGAAAGCATCTACACGAAGAACGAGGGGCGTCTCCGCGTGTTCATGGAGACCCAGCTCCGGCGCCTAGATCCTCTCTGCGATCGCATACTGATCGGCTGCTGCACGGCGCATTATTCGCTTCTGAGCATCACCTCGGAGGCCAGAAGGAAGGTACTTCCGATCATGAGCATCGTCGATCGCGAGCTCGAGAAGATCGACGAGCCCGCGCTGCTCCTCGCCACCTTGGGCACCTATGACAAGGCCCTGTTTCGGGAGGGATGTAGGAACGCCGACCGGATCGTCGAACCCGACCGCACGGATCGGGAGGTCATCATGGCGCTCATCTTCGATGTCCTCAAGAAGGGCAAGGAGCCGTACATGGCGTTGCCGACAATCGAACGCTTGCTCGACAAGTACGGGACGCGGACGTTCATTTCGGGGTGCACGGAGTTCCACCTCGTGGCCAAGATCCTCGACGCTCGCAAGAGTAGCTCGATTCGCGCGATCGATGCGTTCTGCATCGTCGCCCGTGATTTCTACGACATCGTCCGCCCCGGGACGTAG
- a CDS encoding carbamoyltransferase yields MYVLGINAAYHESAACLLKDGAIVAAIEEERLSRRKHGKSADLDSGHELPRLAIQYCLDAAGVTLGDVAWVGYSLEPYDRLRNQEIIERVVTGGWGSPAGERRFLDLALRVPAELRRLGMTGEFKWVAHHLAHAASAFHPSPFHEAAILCVDGIGEVGSTLFASGRGSRIEPFDEIRYPSSIGFLWEKLSKFLGFSEYDACQVMGLASYGDPRRFRASFERLVSLEPEGRFALDGDALRFRVEDYAPIEALFDVPLRKGGEPILAAHEDIAAALQEITNHTLLHLARHLAARTGSKNLCMAGGVALNCVSNRIVFEASTFEGLFVQPAAHDAGTALGAALHVWHEMLGHSERSPMLHPYTGPCFDDSAIEHALSKAGLVCQRESNIEEKVAELLAAGKIVGWFQGAMEFGPRALGNRSLLADPRSLEMKRILNDRIKHRASFRPFAPSVLAEEAERWFVIEKSTMTSDFMLLAYPVRPERVAQIPGVVHVDGTSRVQTVRAETNPRYHKLIKAFHARTGVPMVLNTSFNDSEPIVCTPEHAIETFRSAGIDVLAIGHHLVEAARQPRSDAEVTHTPAPTASSFSFRAPAPRV; encoded by the coding sequence ATGTACGTGTTGGGCATCAATGCCGCATACCATGAGTCGGCCGCCTGCTTGCTGAAGGATGGCGCGATCGTGGCCGCGATCGAGGAAGAGCGCCTTTCGCGCAGGAAACACGGTAAGTCGGCGGACCTCGACAGTGGCCACGAGCTGCCGCGGCTCGCAATTCAGTATTGCCTGGACGCCGCAGGAGTCACGCTCGGGGACGTGGCGTGGGTGGGGTATTCGCTCGAACCATACGACCGGCTTCGAAACCAGGAGATCATCGAGCGGGTCGTCACCGGCGGCTGGGGAAGCCCGGCGGGGGAGAGGCGCTTCCTCGACCTCGCCCTGCGCGTGCCTGCGGAACTCAGGCGCTTGGGCATGACCGGCGAGTTCAAGTGGGTCGCCCACCATCTCGCGCACGCTGCTTCGGCGTTCCACCCCTCACCGTTTCACGAAGCGGCCATCCTTTGCGTCGACGGGATCGGAGAGGTCGGCTCGACGCTCTTCGCATCCGGACGCGGGTCGAGGATCGAGCCTTTCGACGAAATTAGGTATCCCTCCTCCATCGGGTTCCTGTGGGAGAAACTATCCAAGTTCCTCGGCTTCTCCGAGTACGACGCCTGTCAGGTCATGGGGCTCGCCTCCTATGGGGACCCGCGTCGATTTCGCGCGTCGTTCGAGCGTCTCGTTTCGCTCGAGCCCGAAGGGCGCTTCGCGCTCGACGGCGATGCCTTGCGATTTCGTGTCGAGGACTACGCGCCCATCGAGGCCCTGTTCGACGTACCCCTGCGCAAGGGAGGCGAGCCGATCCTCGCGGCGCACGAGGACATCGCCGCTGCGCTTCAGGAGATCACCAACCACACGCTCTTGCACCTGGCTCGGCACCTCGCTGCGCGGACCGGCTCGAAGAACCTTTGCATGGCGGGAGGCGTCGCGCTCAATTGCGTCTCCAATCGGATCGTGTTCGAGGCGAGCACGTTCGAGGGGCTCTTCGTGCAGCCGGCTGCGCACGACGCGGGCACGGCGCTCGGAGCCGCATTGCACGTCTGGCACGAGATGCTCGGCCATTCGGAGCGCTCGCCCATGCTCCATCCGTACACGGGGCCGTGCTTCGACGATTCGGCGATCGAGCACGCTCTCTCGAAGGCTGGCCTCGTATGCCAGCGCGAGTCGAACATCGAGGAGAAGGTTGCCGAACTCCTCGCGGCAGGCAAGATCGTCGGTTGGTTCCAGGGGGCCATGGAGTTCGGCCCCCGCGCGCTCGGCAATCGCAGCTTGCTCGCCGATCCACGCTCCCTGGAGATGAAGCGTATCCTGAACGACCGCATCAAGCACCGCGCGAGCTTCCGTCCCTTCGCGCCGAGCGTCCTCGCGGAGGAGGCGGAGCGCTGGTTCGTCATCGAGAAGAGCACGATGACGTCGGACTTCATGCTCCTCGCCTATCCCGTCAGGCCCGAGCGCGTGGCCCAAATTCCCGGCGTCGTTCATGTCGACGGGACGAGCCGCGTCCAGACCGTCCGCGCCGAGACGAATCCGAGGTACCATAAGCTCATCAAGGCATTCCACGCGCGAACAGGTGTACCCATGGTCCTCAACACGTCGTTCAACGACAGCGAGCCGATCGTCTGCACGCCGGAGCACGCGATCGAAACGTTCCGGAGCGCGGGTATCGACGTGCTTGCCATTGGCCATCATCTCGTCGAGGCCGCACGGCAGCCGAGGAGCGATGCCGAAGTCACTCACACACCGGCGCCGACCGCCTCGAGTTTCTCTTTCCGAGCACCCGCTCCGCGGGTCTGA
- a CDS encoding cyclic peptide export ABC transporter — protein MTKTPMNIVELIYKEAGPDRWRLLLASTAAGVGNTLVLVFINAAAQEPDAVDGRAFFLFAVLMLAYILGARYLFHRTIDIVEEILHRIKGRIVEKILRADFAALERLGTSEIYDRITENATVISGAVGLVTNVLQQLLIFLFAIVYIAWMSLPAFVLLGILTAAGLALYWTRSEVMVGFLQHLAKTRVAFFDVLTDLLRGFKEVRFSRRRGQQIRDDVMRTSADLRDTTRKANHLFDDNFILASCNLFVLLGALVFVLPRHVHMEPATLTKLVSGVMFLWGPLQGAVSGYPAYVRSNQALREIETLERKLDAAAAAKVSEGALSDPWKGKPGAIVAQGVEYEYARTNGDETFRIGPVHFTIDPGEIIFIVGGNGSGKSTLLKVLTGLYTPTLGTLSSGGEAVRPQNAPAYREMISAIFSDFHLFSRAYGLLDVDGDAVTRLLAQMQLEGKTGFKDDRFTRRDLSTGQRKRLAMVVSLLEDRPIHVFDEWAADQDPAFRKYFYEELLPALKARGKTVIAVSHDDRYFHCADRVFTMEYGKLLSIEPGHRAPARPSTESTEQSLPS, from the coding sequence GTGACCAAGACGCCGATGAACATCGTCGAGCTCATCTACAAGGAAGCCGGCCCGGACCGATGGCGGCTGTTGCTCGCATCGACGGCGGCGGGCGTCGGCAACACGCTCGTGCTCGTCTTCATCAACGCGGCCGCGCAGGAGCCGGACGCCGTGGATGGGCGGGCGTTCTTCCTCTTCGCCGTTCTGATGCTAGCGTACATCCTCGGCGCGAGGTACCTGTTTCATCGTACGATCGATATCGTCGAAGAGATCCTGCACCGCATCAAAGGCAGGATCGTGGAGAAGATCCTGCGCGCCGATTTCGCGGCGCTCGAGCGGCTCGGGACCTCGGAGATCTACGACCGCATCACCGAGAACGCGACGGTGATCTCGGGCGCTGTCGGGCTCGTGACCAACGTTCTGCAACAACTGCTCATCTTCTTGTTCGCGATCGTCTACATCGCGTGGATGTCGCTCCCGGCGTTCGTTCTGCTCGGCATTCTCACCGCCGCCGGGCTCGCGCTGTATTGGACGCGGAGCGAGGTGATGGTTGGGTTTCTCCAGCACCTCGCGAAGACCCGGGTTGCGTTCTTCGATGTGCTCACGGATCTTCTGCGTGGCTTCAAGGAAGTCAGGTTCAGCCGAAGGCGCGGCCAGCAGATCCGCGACGACGTCATGAGGACCTCGGCGGACCTCCGCGACACCACGCGAAAAGCCAATCACCTCTTCGACGACAATTTCATCCTCGCGAGTTGCAACCTCTTCGTGCTGCTCGGCGCTCTCGTCTTCGTATTGCCGCGGCACGTGCACATGGAGCCGGCCACGCTGACGAAGCTCGTCTCGGGTGTCATGTTTCTGTGGGGTCCCTTACAGGGCGCTGTGAGCGGGTATCCCGCATACGTTCGCTCGAACCAGGCGCTCAGGGAGATCGAGACCCTCGAACGGAAGCTCGACGCAGCCGCCGCCGCGAAGGTGTCGGAAGGCGCTCTCTCCGACCCTTGGAAGGGCAAGCCCGGCGCGATCGTCGCGCAGGGGGTCGAATACGAGTATGCGCGGACGAACGGCGACGAGACATTCCGTATCGGACCCGTCCATTTCACCATCGATCCAGGGGAGATCATCTTCATCGTCGGCGGCAACGGCAGCGGGAAATCGACACTCCTCAAGGTCCTGACCGGCCTTTACACCCCCACCCTGGGGACGCTCTCGTCGGGGGGCGAGGCCGTGCGACCACAAAACGCGCCAGCGTATCGGGAGATGATCTCTGCGATCTTTTCGGATTTTCACCTCTTCTCGCGGGCCTACGGCCTGCTCGACGTCGACGGTGACGCCGTCACCCGCCTGCTCGCCCAGATGCAGCTCGAGGGAAAGACCGGATTCAAGGACGATCGATTCACGCGGCGTGATCTCTCCACGGGCCAGCGGAAGCGCCTCGCGATGGTCGTCTCGCTGCTCGAGGATCGACCCATCCATGTCTTCGACGAGTGGGCCGCAGATCAGGATCCCGCGTTCCGCAAGTACTTCTACGAGGAGCTGCTTCCTGCACTCAAGGCGCGGGGCAAGACGGTCATCGCCGTCAGTCACGACGATCGATATTTCCATTGTGCGGACCGCGTCTTCACGATGGAGTACGGGAAGCTGCTATCCATCGAGCCCGGCCACCGCGCTCCAGCTCGCCCCAGCACCGAGAGCACGGAGCAGTCACTCCCATCCTGA
- a CDS encoding YcjF family protein: MTTENTQPRQPAKQGKDEPTIGVESEPKAGAKPEPPSRPERSAEPSRVGRAEAIIRRNVLWSLGAGAVPIPLLDAIAVTGVQMKMLSELSELYEVEFTKDIAQKLVTSLLSSLGGLTLGASIGSSVAKLIPGVGTALGIVTIPIFAGAFTLATGKVFMMHFESGGTLLNFDPVAMRSYFKQEFERAKETVAEVREEAKSDERA; encoded by the coding sequence ATGACGACCGAGAATACGCAGCCGAGGCAGCCCGCAAAGCAGGGCAAGGACGAGCCCACGATCGGGGTGGAGTCTGAACCGAAAGCGGGAGCCAAGCCCGAACCGCCCTCCCGTCCGGAGCGCTCGGCGGAGCCGTCGCGCGTCGGGCGCGCGGAGGCGATCATCCGGCGCAATGTCCTGTGGTCGCTCGGCGCCGGCGCAGTGCCCATTCCGCTTCTCGACGCGATCGCCGTGACGGGCGTTCAGATGAAGATGCTCTCCGAGCTCTCCGAGCTCTACGAGGTCGAGTTCACCAAGGATATCGCTCAGAAGCTCGTGACATCGTTACTCTCGAGCCTGGGAGGGCTGACCCTCGGCGCCTCGATCGGATCGAGCGTGGCGAAGCTCATTCCGGGCGTGGGCACGGCGCTCGGTATCGTCACCATCCCGATCTTTGCGGGCGCTTTCACGCTCGCGACGGGCAAGGTGTTCATGATGCACTTCGAGTCGGGCGGCACCCTGCTCAATTTCGATCCAGTCGCGATGCGCTCGTACTTCAAGCAAGAGTTCGAGAGGGCGAAGGAGACGGTGGCGGAGGTGCGCGAGGAGGCGAAGTCGGACGAACGCGCCTGA